In Paenibacillus sp. 1781tsa1, one DNA window encodes the following:
- a CDS encoding response regulator, producing MGKEYTCFIVDDEDLIIQRLELFFSELSHRDKRFVLVGKANNGLNGIEEIIKLKPDIVISDIVMPRMDGISMIEQLKAELPHTQYILLTAYSSFEYAQRAIQANVLEYIVKVPLREADLNRALDKAAGILNEFEKKEAEFHSLNVSVLENKYRVRKQFFNELIRGEIPSHRASDFANRMQFHFFQANYCCFIVEMNTYESFRNEYAATDQNILKYAITNIIEETVMSGGRGVAADLSDNRFIGFLSWENNRSDMETEYACLSLGGQIISHLHQYVNQRVSVAFGGPHRGWESIKQAYTEAKNVSEDFYYHTEKVVKTPMHRFQYHNDKKADFQQKLNDFLIRLKRKISKEELDNALAELLQFVSDHKIHKSIMAPMIRDLYREITLKFKSGNKLTTEVAEFPMEYMAFQEQLAYIGDFTFEYVHAGQRLHRAEIMSAIHFIEKNLKQRLTLEAIAEEVNLAPSYFSSLFKKTMNEGVISYINRKKINLALELLHVKDYSLLELCEEVGIVNEGYFCKLFKEYTGDTPKQYRIKMTR from the coding sequence ATGGGTAAAGAGTATACCTGCTTCATTGTTGACGATGAAGATCTGATCATTCAACGATTGGAATTGTTTTTTAGTGAGCTATCTCATAGGGATAAGCGATTTGTTCTAGTGGGAAAAGCAAATAATGGCCTAAATGGGATCGAGGAGATCATCAAACTTAAGCCGGATATCGTCATATCCGATATCGTTATGCCGCGCATGGACGGAATCTCCATGATTGAGCAGCTCAAGGCGGAACTCCCCCATACCCAGTACATACTTTTGACCGCTTATTCATCCTTTGAATACGCCCAGCGAGCTATTCAAGCCAACGTATTGGAGTACATTGTAAAGGTTCCGCTAAGGGAAGCCGATCTGAATCGAGCATTGGATAAGGCAGCTGGAATTTTAAATGAGTTTGAGAAAAAAGAAGCGGAATTTCACTCGTTAAACGTATCCGTACTTGAAAATAAATATAGAGTCCGCAAGCAATTTTTTAACGAACTGATCCGGGGTGAAATTCCTTCTCATCGGGCATCGGATTTTGCCAATCGCATGCAGTTTCATTTCTTTCAAGCCAACTATTGCTGCTTCATCGTTGAGATGAATACGTATGAAAGTTTCCGAAACGAATACGCTGCCACAGATCAAAACATCTTGAAATATGCGATTACGAATATCATCGAAGAAACGGTGATGAGTGGTGGCCGTGGTGTAGCTGCGGATCTGTCTGATAATCGTTTTATTGGCTTTTTATCCTGGGAAAATAACCGCAGTGATATGGAAACGGAATACGCTTGCCTATCCTTGGGAGGGCAGATCATCTCTCATTTGCATCAATATGTGAATCAAAGGGTATCGGTCGCTTTTGGAGGTCCACACCGAGGCTGGGAATCGATCAAACAGGCGTACACGGAAGCTAAAAATGTGAGTGAGGATTTCTATTATCATACCGAAAAAGTAGTCAAAACACCGATGCATCGGTTCCAATACCATAATGACAAAAAAGCAGACTTTCAGCAGAAGCTGAATGATTTTCTTATACGGCTGAAACGAAAGATTTCCAAGGAAGAGCTGGACAATGCACTTGCCGAACTGTTGCAATTTGTTTCGGACCATAAAATCCACAAATCCATCATGGCGCCCATGATTAGAGACTTGTACAGAGAGATTACCTTAAAGTTTAAATCGGGTAACAAGTTGACCACGGAAGTAGCAGAATTCCCTATGGAATATATGGCATTTCAAGAGCAACTCGCCTATATTGGCGACTTCACATTCGAATACGTGCATGCGGGCCAACGGTTACATCGTGCAGAAATCATGAGTGCTATTCATTTTATAGAGAAAAACCTGAAACAGCGTTTAACGCTGGAGGCCATTGCGGAGGAAGTGAATCTAGCGCCATCGTATTTTAGCAGCTTATTCAAAAAAACAATGAACGAAGGTGTGATTAGCTACATCAACCGTAAAAAAATCAACCTCGCTCTCGAGTTGTTACATGTGAAGGATTATTCTTTATTGGAATTATGCGAGGAAGTAGGCATTGTCAATGAAGGTTACTTTTGCAAACTTTTTAAAGAATATACCGGTGATACACCTAAGCAATACCGAATCAAGATGACACGGTAG
- a CDS encoding SGNH/GDSL hydrolase family protein: MKEFFPRRGLPNVIQKLENGEPVTIVYFGGSNTRSAGYRVMTADWLREQYPQADIRPVNAGIDGTGSDLGCARLQNDVLRHQPDLVFVEFVGNDGGVPESKARIEGIVRQIRKHSLFTDILFVYTIKERDLNLFQSGEYQKGALMQEEVADYYGIPSIHLGVTVSQLVTDGKLIFTSSADASIPGAVIFTHDSIHPTIPEGHQIYTDTITRSFEKMSELRDHVGKVEHHLPQDTLVPANPWEYATMLPLDQLTHFSAGWSYMTPDDFSLVREYDWLFPSLWRAVDPGETITVEFEGTHIGLFDIGGPDSGRLKVSVDGEESFVIDRFTPYNDHNRNQYVFLPELPNGKHTVRFEIDHEKTDKAAVFEASGNVRSIAHVQQHPDWYNQTVIQLGKLLLVQPPL; the protein is encoded by the coding sequence ATGAAAGAATTTTTTCCTCGGAGAGGGCTGCCTAATGTCATTCAGAAGTTGGAAAATGGGGAACCCGTGACCATCGTTTATTTTGGCGGCAGTAATACACGTTCGGCAGGATACAGGGTCATGACCGCGGATTGGCTGCGAGAGCAATATCCCCAGGCCGATATCCGCCCAGTGAACGCAGGCATTGATGGGACAGGATCGGACCTCGGCTGCGCCCGTTTGCAGAACGATGTACTGCGTCATCAGCCTGATCTCGTGTTTGTTGAATTTGTCGGAAATGATGGAGGAGTCCCCGAATCCAAGGCGCGAATCGAAGGTATTGTCCGACAAATCCGCAAGCACAGCCTATTCACCGATATCCTGTTCGTATATACGATTAAGGAGCGGGATTTGAACTTATTTCAATCCGGCGAGTACCAGAAGGGTGCTCTTATGCAAGAGGAAGTCGCCGACTATTACGGCATTCCTTCGATTCATCTGGGCGTGACGGTCAGTCAATTGGTTACAGATGGAAAGCTCATTTTCACTTCAAGTGCAGATGCATCCATTCCCGGTGCCGTTATTTTTACGCATGATTCGATCCATCCAACGATTCCCGAAGGACATCAGATTTACACGGACACCATCACTCGGTCATTTGAGAAAATGAGCGAACTTCGAGATCACGTGGGAAAAGTGGAACATCATTTGCCGCAAGACACTCTGGTCCCGGCCAATCCTTGGGAGTATGCAACCATGCTGCCACTGGATCAACTCACTCATTTTTCCGCAGGATGGTCTTACATGACCCCCGATGATTTTTCCTTAGTGCGCGAGTATGATTGGTTGTTCCCCAGTCTATGGCGAGCAGTTGATCCCGGAGAGACGATCACAGTGGAGTTTGAGGGAACCCACATCGGCTTATTCGATATCGGGGGGCCGGATTCTGGCAGATTGAAGGTGTCGGTGGATGGAGAGGAATCCTTTGTTATCGATCGATTCACACCCTATAACGATCATAATCGAAATCAATATGTTTTCTTGCCGGAACTACCGAATGGGAAACATACCGTTCGCTTCGAGATCGATCACGAGAAGACAGACAAAGCGGCCGTGTTTGAGGCAAGTGGCAATGTAAGAAGCATCGCACATGTTCAGCAGCATCCGGATTGGTATAATCAAACGGTCATTCAGCTTGGAAAGTTGTTATTAGTGCAGCCGCCATTATAA
- a CDS encoding FAD-dependent oxidoreductase has translation MESIKADVTVVGGGIAGICAAIAAARQGLLVSLINDRPVLGGNASSEVRVHINGSAYLGNSPSYYAREGGLIEELKLKIFHYNPLYNKKLMLSLSDTVLLDMVYDEPNISLFLNTCVHETGMENGRIQWVEGLQLASERKFRFESPTYIDCSGDGIVGYQAGAHFRWGREAKHEYQEELAPEVADHYTMGDTILFQARDVDYAVPYKRPGFAYDITKLEFFDSIRKGLNHRSFPRKINGLGGLWWLEYGGHMDIIKNNEDIALELRKLVYGIWDYIKNSGEFDDVDNLILDYVCPIPGKRESRRFIGEHMLSQDDLTAKPHFEDAVSVGGWYMDLHANKGIYDEGPATAWNFVPGLYNIPFRSLFSRNIPNLMFAGRNISTTHVAFGSTRVMATCGCMGQAVGTAAALCVKYETDPATLVKAHMGELQAQLLRDGQTIVGLQEPLDRYFADGLTIRASSQRSYEHLHPTEEISLDKALCLVLPIQTSKAESVLIKIKNRSEQSETLQVKLYGGERKENYIPTSELKDYQLLISAGYDDWITLDLGCEKPADDKVYIVLEGSESLAIHTNEEKMTGAVSFLYRPEEPSRLKKLNKSICFKDLIPSQDMYNPANVVNGFSRPYGLPNGWISERTEGQEWLEFGFASPKNLDEIHLVFNSQLNLEHFDDPIEPLIQDYNVTLTLEDGTKSEIKVRGNYLSLNKHLVNAQGVTQIRFDFCATYGSLYYEVFAVKFFAPKNAK, from the coding sequence ATGGAGTCTATAAAAGCTGATGTAACCGTCGTAGGTGGAGGTATTGCAGGGATATGTGCTGCCATTGCAGCAGCACGCCAAGGGCTGCTGGTTTCACTTATTAATGATCGGCCAGTTCTAGGGGGAAATGCGAGCAGCGAGGTCAGAGTGCACATCAACGGGTCGGCTTATCTCGGAAACAGTCCATCCTACTATGCTCGAGAGGGCGGGTTAATAGAAGAACTGAAGCTGAAGATATTTCATTACAATCCGTTATACAACAAGAAGCTGATGCTTTCACTTTCCGATACAGTCTTACTCGACATGGTTTATGATGAGCCCAACATTTCTCTATTCTTGAACACATGCGTACATGAAACGGGTATGGAGAACGGCAGAATCCAATGGGTGGAGGGCCTTCAATTGGCTTCCGAGAGAAAATTTCGTTTTGAAAGCCCAACCTACATCGATTGCTCCGGGGATGGAATTGTTGGATATCAAGCAGGCGCTCACTTCCGATGGGGAAGAGAAGCGAAGCATGAATACCAAGAGGAGCTGGCTCCTGAAGTGGCGGATCATTACACCATGGGTGATACGATTCTGTTTCAAGCCCGTGACGTAGACTATGCCGTTCCTTACAAAAGGCCTGGATTTGCGTATGATATTACGAAGCTGGAGTTTTTTGATAGTATCCGAAAAGGATTAAACCATCGATCTTTTCCAAGGAAAATCAATGGGCTTGGCGGATTGTGGTGGCTGGAATACGGCGGGCATATGGATATTATCAAGAATAATGAAGACATCGCATTGGAACTACGAAAATTGGTGTACGGGATATGGGATTATATCAAAAACAGCGGCGAGTTTGATGATGTAGACAATCTCATACTGGATTATGTGTGCCCGATTCCGGGAAAGCGGGAGTCGAGACGATTTATAGGTGAACACATGCTGTCTCAGGACGATCTTACTGCGAAACCTCATTTCGAAGATGCGGTATCTGTCGGAGGCTGGTATATGGATCTGCATGCGAATAAAGGCATCTATGATGAGGGACCAGCTACAGCATGGAATTTTGTGCCGGGATTGTATAATATCCCGTTCCGCAGCTTATTTTCACGCAATATTCCTAACCTGATGTTCGCTGGCCGCAATATAAGCACTACCCATGTGGCTTTTGGGTCTACAAGGGTCATGGCAACCTGTGGTTGTATGGGGCAGGCTGTAGGGACGGCTGCTGCGTTATGCGTAAAATATGAGACAGACCCCGCGACCCTGGTCAAAGCCCATATGGGTGAACTTCAGGCGCAGCTGCTTCGAGACGGGCAAACGATTGTGGGGCTTCAAGAGCCGTTGGATCGTTATTTTGCAGATGGATTAACGATTCGTGCCTCGTCTCAGCGAAGCTATGAACATCTTCATCCAACCGAAGAGATCTCCTTGGACAAAGCATTATGTTTGGTCTTGCCGATTCAGACATCCAAGGCTGAAAGTGTGCTTATTAAAATTAAAAATAGATCCGAGCAATCCGAAACGCTGCAAGTGAAGCTGTACGGCGGGGAGCGGAAGGAAAACTATATTCCCACCAGCGAGCTGAAAGACTATCAATTGCTTATTTCAGCGGGTTACGATGACTGGATTACGCTGGACCTGGGCTGTGAGAAACCAGCTGATGACAAAGTCTACATCGTATTGGAAGGTTCAGAGAGCCTTGCGATACACACCAATGAAGAGAAAATGACTGGAGCGGTGAGCTTCCTTTATAGACCGGAAGAGCCATCCAGGCTGAAGAAGCTTAATAAGAGCATTTGCTTCAAGGATCTGATACCATCCCAGGATATGTATAATCCCGCGAATGTCGTCAACGGTTTCTCCAGACCTTATGGTCTGCCAAACGGTTGGATTTCGGAACGGACGGAAGGACAGGAATGGTTGGAATTTGGTTTTGCAAGCCCCAAGAATCTGGATGAAATCCATCTTGTCTTCAATTCACAGCTGAATTTGGAGCATTTCGACGATCCAATCGAGCCACTGATCCAGGATTATAATGTGACCTTAACGTTAGAGGACGGAACAAAGAGTGAAATTAAAGTCCGCGGGAATTATCTTTCGTTGAATAAACATCTGGTGAATGCACAAGGTGTAACCCAAATCCGGTTTGATTTCTGTGCAACGTATGGCTCACTTTATTATGAAGTGTTTGCAGTGAAATTTTTTGCTCCTAAAAATGCGAAGTGA